One window of the Rhipicephalus microplus isolate Deutch F79 chromosome 2, USDA_Rmic, whole genome shotgun sequence genome contains the following:
- the LOC119170783 gene encoding uncharacterized protein LOC119170783, which yields MKVLLAITLVAILGVASGTQFSLCQAPSERRHELVNCVKTHLNEQASQKLSEVKQRLNCEDLDCVFTKICELSSDTHQEHANTFLPDDVKTDVRAALTQCRPSN from the exons ATGAAGGTTCTTCTCGCTATCACCCTTGTCGCCATCCTAGGTGTGGCCAGCGGCACCCAGTTCTCCCTCTGCC AGGCGCCATCTGAGCGAAGACATGAACTGGTGAACTGTGTGAAGACTCATCTTAACGAGCAG GCTTCCCAGAAGCTGAGTGAGGTGAAGCAGCGCCTTAACTGCGAAGACCTGGATTGCGTCTTCACGAAGATTTGTGAACTGAGCAGTGATACCCAC CAAGAGCACGCCAACACATTCCTGCCG GACGACGTAAAGACGGACGTTCGTGCAGCTCTTACGCAATGCCGGCCAAGCAACTAA